The sequence below is a genomic window from Deltaproteobacteria bacterium.
ACTTCATGTATAACGATTGATTCTTCATATCTTACGCTACCTGCACCGCGGTATTATGGATGGAAAGAACGGCGAGGCGGTGCTGCCTCTGAGCATAACTATCACCAATGATCTTGAATCCATGTTGGAAACCATTTCCGATACTATGACTCCAACGTACTTCTACCGTCATCGAATCAATGTACTTATCCGCAAGCATGGTATTTACATCATTATTATTTGTGATAAGACGCATCTCGATCAGCACACCTGGGGCAAGAAAAATATCCGAAGATGCCCGAAATCCGGAAGATGCAAAATCCTCCACCTGAAACATACCGTGTTCGCTTTGGAGCGTATAATTACTATGTTTAGACGGCTGAAAACGATCTTCTCGAACGTCACTTTCCTTTCTGCTTTCTCTACTCAATAAGTTTTTTGTGCTTTTAATAATGTCCTGATTTAGTTCATTACGCTCAAGATACTCAAATGATGAAAACAGATCATTTTCGTCCACTAAACGTATTTTAAACTCCTCAAAACGGGTCGTCCGCTCCCCCCTAGCGACCAGCAGATCCCTAGACTGCGTCGAGACCAAAATACGAAATGGCTGGCACGCGTTGGCGATTTGGGAAGCTCTTACCACATCATGCCCAACTAATGTGTAGTCTATCTTACCCCTGACGGCGATGTTACCCATCAGCACCGACCCGGTATGGATCCCAATTTTCAAAGCCATAAGATCAGAATCGTGACCATTTTGTTCTGCGCTAACACGCTCGTTTACGACTTCCTCTCTGATGGCGCACATAGCATTAAGCGCCATAATCGAGTGATGCGGATCATCATTGGTAAAGAAACAAATCAAGCCATTCCCAAAGCAGCGGTCTATGTTACCGCCACGGGCTTTAATAAGGCGCACCAGTGATGACATCCTAGTCGCCACTTTGACAAGGTGCACATCCTCCGAACGAGACGTCTCTTGCTCTTCCGCAGCATCATACATTTCGATACAAACTATCGTCACATCGACCTTGGCACCCCCCTGATTTACCGAGTCACTTTCGCTATCTCGGCCCACTATAGAATCCTGAAAAGACTGCGACATTTTCTTGACAGTAAGCAGGTTGCTACTTATCGATGAAAAAATATTTGCCCCAATCATAAATACGCCTAATTCATGATACATGGCAGTGGTTCGGCCGATTTCAAAAGCCCCTAAATTATCCCCGACGACAATCAGATCTGCAAACATCAAACCGAAAACGCCAGATATACGGTCCTCATCTGCGTTGCTGAATTGGTGTCTTAGTAAGATGAAAAAAAGAATCGCCCAAAAGAAGCCCAGCCCCAAAGAATGAGCAAATTCGCGATACCCTGGCGCAAGTGTCATAATCAACAATGTATTGCTGGCGAGAATGACAAAAGTCGTGTTCATACACACGTTTTTTAATTTATCTCTCGAATCAATTGATCCCGCGATATAAATGGCAGGCAACACATAAGACACCCATCCAAGGAGCATATTTAGACGGTGCATACTATCTCGCGGCAGGTTCAACACCAGACCCAA
It includes:
- a CDS encoding adenylate/guanylate cyclase domain-containing protein; translation: MNKFNPIWDGIVTYNWRFLLQFVPGLAVVLCAVGLSRAGYIIDESQDFEVAVIEDQNVQLNIDDIGKLSNKAWVKSNSLASIRPSMRATTMWVRTSSQNVANAQETLVASVNSDDGVTMDIFTAEGSGYKHVAGEIQWAMDPREIVAKKMMVYFRVSIPPVTRPIFTILTATQAKITDKHRDNWMILLSGGIFMVSLISALSAFVTKKTPFLVVAVYGFVSICLLLARIKFIDSLGLVLNLPRDSMHRLNMLLGWVSYVLPAIYIAGSIDSRDKLKNVCMNTTFVILASNTLLIMTLAPGYREFAHSLGLGFFWAILFFILLRHQFSNADEDRISGVFGLMFADLIVVGDNLGAFEIGRTTAMYHELGVFMIGANIFSSISSNLLTVKKMSQSFQDSIVGRDSESDSVNQGGAKVDVTIVCIEMYDAAEEQETSRSEDVHLVKVATRMSSLVRLIKARGGNIDRCFGNGLICFFTNDDPHHSIMALNAMCAIREEVVNERVSAEQNGHDSDLMALKIGIHTGSVLMGNIAVRGKIDYTLVGHDVVRASQIANACQPFRILVSTQSRDLLVARGERTTRFEEFKIRLVDENDLFSSFEYLERNELNQDIIKSTKNLLSRESRKESDVREDRFQPSKHSNYTLQSEHGMFQVEDFASSGFRASSDIFLAPGVLIEMRLITNNNDVNTMLADKYIDSMTVEVRWSHSIGNGFQHGFKIIGDSYAQRQHRLAVLSIHNTAVQVA